GAtcctgtattttctttattgaaaaTTCTGTATTACTGTAAACATTAATAATGTAAGACTGTAGAGTTTGACCTTATTGTAAATTCTACATATCGTTCATGGCAAAATTATGATTGTGACTTTACTTCATCACCTAAAATATCTTGTTCTGTTTTGCTCACTGTGACATGTGAGTTACTCCTGTAACCGGCTGTGCGTCTCTGTGTCCAGAGTGCCTTGGAGGTGTATAAGGAGATGGTCCTGCTGTACCTGGAGGAGGGCCGACGGCAGGTCAACTTGCACTGCGCGGACCTGGAGCCATGGCAGATCATCGGGGTGACAGTCATCACCACACTTGCAGCAGTCTGGATCAAAGGATTCCTCTTCCAACAAGAAAGTAATCTGTCACACATGTCACGCATATTATATCAGACAGAAGGCCATGTTCACAGAGCTTTGTTATAACTTCCATGCTGTGGTTTGTTGTTATAACTTTCAACGTCAGGGTTAACCCCTGCTCACCTACTGTGTGTTATCCTCatcaaaatgtggaaatgtgAGCTATTGAATGAACAGCTTTTTCAGTTCCTCTGCAGTTGGCAACTTCTAGTACAGCGCTCGTTTCTCTAGTATGTTTGACTGAGAAATGCTGTCAATCAACAAGAATTTCCAGATCTgctatcaatcaatcagtgcTTGAATTCCTAacagggtcagctccacccgTCTTACTGCAGCTCCCAAAGAAAGTTGTTTAGAGTGAAGCTTCTCAGAGGAGACTAGATGCTTGTCCTCAGGATCAGAATTAAATGCTTTGTGGATGTGAgcctagttttttttttttttccttgtcttGACTTGTGATTATATGTCATAGTCAGCTGTTTAATGTTTGTGGTTGAATGTGAGCCAGCGTTTCACCACAGCTGCTtccttgtcttttttgtctAATAGGTCTCATATCCAGAATCAAGAAGCAGTGCTTTCGACTCATCAGAAAAATACCCTTTGTTGGCGGAGCAGTAAGTATCAGTGGTGAATCTGTTCCTTCTTCTCTCAGCAGATGTGCATAGACTCTGTCGTCTAAGGCTCTTATGAGTCACTCTTGGATGACTGAGTGCAACGGGGAAGAAGGGGGGGGGCAGACCTTTGGCACACTTAACATCATGCACTAGTGATAACATTCGGTTACTTCTGGTCATTAGCTGGCCAACTCAGAGCTCACCGTCAGGCTTTatcaaaaatgtacataaagcATTGATAGCACAATGAACATTTTGTCACATTCAgtctaaaacacagaaaactgctgctgtacttaacctttatttattttaggaaattactttttttttttttaactttactgttgtttttacagcatTCAGACTTTCTGTCTCTAAAGCGACTCTGTCCTCTCTTTCCGACAGATTCAGAGCCAACTGAACAAGGCTTTGGACGACATGTCTACCAGTCTGTGTACTCTGAAGGAGGGGATGAGCTACACTAAACAGCTGCCCTCAAAAGGTCTCACACAGAGCCAAGTGCTGGACAAAATCAGAGAGTACGAGACTCTGAGTAAGTGAGACTCTCATTATCTTTATAGCCGACTTCATGAGAAGCATTTCTAATGTAATGTTCCACCACTTTGAAGATAGAAGGAGTAGATTTAAGGTTGCCAGTGTTTAGTTTAGGCTGAGTTCCATTACTGATTTGTAATCTCATGTGGCCTTTtatcatattaaaaacatttttctttgagAAAACCAATGATTTCTGAGGAGATGACGTGTTGTTGCAGATGAGGTGAAGTGGGAGAAAGGATGTGTTTCGGGTGCAGTGTACTGGGGCGATGAATCACTGACCAAACTCCTGGTGAAGGTATGCCTCTTTGAATACATCTCTGGACTTTGGCATCCCAGCCATGAAAAGTCAAGGTCCAACTTGAGAACATGTTGGTGTTAGctacattattttatgtttcttttttgtatcttttttgaCAAACAAATCTTTTTCATTCCTCCGAAGAGATTTCTGTTGTccccatttcttttttttttgtctgctcatAGCTCACAGTAAAAATTTTGAGTTTGCATAGATCTTTTCATCTTGTGTctcattttgttgcttttgtttgtaGGTATATGGAGACTTTGCATGGAGTAACCCGCTTCACCCAGACATCTTTCCTGGTGTAAGAAAGATGGAGGCAGAGGTTGTTAGAATGGCTTGCACACTTTTCCAGGGTGGACCCAACTCCTGTGGCACAGTAAGTTATCATATACATACACTCACAAGATGTATAAGCTGAGGATTGATGGAAAAACATGGATTGGCTTAATTTAACAGCTCTTTGCCTTTTTGTCCAGGTTACTTCAGGGGGAACTGAGAGCATACTGATGGCCTGCAAGGCATACAGAGACATGGCGTATGAACGTGGTGTCAAATACCCTGAAATGTAAGATGAACTTTATGAGCCACGGTTGATTTAAATTTTCTTGgtataaatcattttttgtcCTCTGTTCTTGCACAagtttattgtttcttttaactTCCTTCAGTTTaacctgagaaaaaaaattaatcacTTTCTCTCTGAATCTCAAGCATCTTTTGTTTCTCAAatgtctcacttttttttttttgtctttttttcctttggcaATACTACACTTCATGGTCATACCAGTAAAGCAAATTGGCCCATTTCAAGCCTTGTTCCTGACATTATTTTTGTGTTCTAATTTCTGCAGTCTTGCACCAGTGAGCGTCCATGCAGCCTTTGACAAAGCAGCACACTACTTTGGGATGAAACTTGTTCACATTCCCCTCGACAAGAAAACTATGAAAGTAGACGTGAAGGTGagaatacagtatgtgcagacAGCAGGTGCTAATTAACTGCTACTCTTTGACATCAGTTTCACCatattgtttcttcttcttctcttcaagGCCATGAAGAGAGCAATCAACAAGAACACAGCCATGCTGGTGTGCTCAGCGCCTCAGTTTCCTCATGGAATCATGGATCCCATTGAGGAAGTAGCCAAGGTCAGAAGTGAAATTATTTTTCCTCTAAATaggttttgaaatgaaaatatggaaGTTCCTCTCTGACACTTTCTGCCCACTCTGTCGCAGCTGGCTGTACGCTACAACCTCCCGCTGCATGTGGATGCCTGTCTGGGAGGTTTTCTCATTGTCTTCATGGCCAAGGTTGGGTACACACTTGCCCCGTTCGACTTCAGGGTAAAAGGCGTTACCAGCatctctgcagacacacacaaggtgAGGAGGGGTTGTGCATTTCCTTCAAATTCAAAAACAGAACATGACACTTTAAAATCTACAACTACATTACATCATATTTGatcacagaatatttttattgttactCATGCATATTTCTGTATACTGTATGGAGACATTTCTTGTATTGTTCATTTCCTAACTAAAAAACTAATAAACAGGGTTTaccaaaaatatatcaaatctATGAAATCTAATAACAAATCTGTAGGAATTGACATTGTACTATGTGTAATGCAATAGTCACAACATGACATCCAGACTGTACTTTTATAGTGGCTCTAATtcttcattgtgtgtgtgtcacattcCTCTCCAGTACGGCTATGCCCCCAAAGGTTCCTCAGTGATCCTCTACAGTGATAAAAAGTATCGTCACTATCAGTACTTTGTGGCTCCAGACTGGCAGGGGGGAATCTACGCCTCCCCCTCTGTAGCGGGCTCGAGGCCCGGAGGAATCATCGCCGCCTGCTGGGCGACCATGATGCACATGGGAGAGGACGGATACATTGATGCCACTAGGAAGATCATCAATGCAGCACGCAAAATTAAAACAGAGTAAGACATCGAGATCAGTGATACTGAAGTCATGATTGTTGATAATCAAAGTAAATAAGATTGTTTTAATTAGAGTTTGATTTCAGCTTTGGTATTTACTGTTGAGCCAGAGATCCTCCATCATTTTAAGAtgatcttttttattctttgtgaCAGAATTCGCAAGAtaaaaggtgtgtttgtgtttggggATCCAGAGGTGTCAGTGGTGGCAATAGGCTCAgatgtttttgatattttccGTCTGTCTAATGCACTCACGTCAAAGGGCTGGAATCTGAACACACTGCAGTACCCATCCAGGTAGATATTAAAT
This genomic stretch from Thunnus albacares chromosome 14, fThuAlb1.1, whole genome shotgun sequence harbors:
- the sgpl1 gene encoding sphingosine-1-phosphate lyase 1 isoform X1; translation: MDYWSALEVYKEMVLLYLEEGRRQVNLHCADLEPWQIIGVTVITTLAAVWIKGFLFQQESLISRIKKQCFRLIRKIPFVGGAIQSQLNKALDDMSTSLCTLKEGMSYTKQLPSKGLTQSQVLDKIREYETLNEVKWEKGCVSGAVYWGDESLTKLLVKVYGDFAWSNPLHPDIFPGVRKMEAEVVRMACTLFQGGPNSCGTVTSGGTESILMACKAYRDMAYERGVKYPEILAPVSVHAAFDKAAHYFGMKLVHIPLDKKTMKVDVKAMKRAINKNTAMLVCSAPQFPHGIMDPIEEVAKLAVRYNLPLHVDACLGGFLIVFMAKVGYTLAPFDFRVKGVTSISADTHKYGYAPKGSSVILYSDKKYRHYQYFVAPDWQGGIYASPSVAGSRPGGIIAACWATMMHMGEDGYIDATRKIINAARKIKTEIRKIKGVFVFGDPEVSVVAIGSDVFDIFRLSNALTSKGWNLNTLQYPSSIHICCTVLHTQPGVVERFIGDVKEQVANILKNPTEKTTGMGAIYGMAQSIPDRSMVTEISRGFLDCLYSTEVPKSDTSHMNGNGKAH
- the sgpl1 gene encoding sphingosine-1-phosphate lyase 1 isoform X2 translates to MSSDSALEVYKEMVLLYLEEGRRQVNLHCADLEPWQIIGVTVITTLAAVWIKGFLFQQESLISRIKKQCFRLIRKIPFVGGAIQSQLNKALDDMSTSLCTLKEGMSYTKQLPSKGLTQSQVLDKIREYETLNEVKWEKGCVSGAVYWGDESLTKLLVKVYGDFAWSNPLHPDIFPGVRKMEAEVVRMACTLFQGGPNSCGTVTSGGTESILMACKAYRDMAYERGVKYPEILAPVSVHAAFDKAAHYFGMKLVHIPLDKKTMKVDVKAMKRAINKNTAMLVCSAPQFPHGIMDPIEEVAKLAVRYNLPLHVDACLGGFLIVFMAKVGYTLAPFDFRVKGVTSISADTHKYGYAPKGSSVILYSDKKYRHYQYFVAPDWQGGIYASPSVAGSRPGGIIAACWATMMHMGEDGYIDATRKIINAARKIKTEIRKIKGVFVFGDPEVSVVAIGSDVFDIFRLSNALTSKGWNLNTLQYPSSIHICCTVLHTQPGVVERFIGDVKEQVANILKNPTEKTTGMGAIYGMAQSIPDRSMVTEISRGFLDCLYSTEVPKSDTSHMNGNGKAH